In Pseudomonas fluorescens NCIMB 11764, a single window of DNA contains:
- the pepP gene encoding Xaa-Pro aminopeptidase → MIHIPKSEYSRRRKALMAQMEPNSIAILPAAAVAIRNRDVEHVYRQDSDFQYLSGFPEPQAVIVLMPGREHGEYLLFCRERNVERELWDGLRAGQEGAIRDFGADDAFPITDIDDILPGLIEGRDRVYSAMGSNPEFDRHLMDWINVIRSKAHLGAQPPNEFVALDHLLHDMRLYKSAAEVKVMREAARISAQAHIRAMQACRAGLHEFSLEAELDYEFRKGGAKMPAYGSIVAAGRNSCILHYQQNDAVLKDGDLVLIDAGCEIDCYASDITRTWPVNGKYSAEQKAIYELVLASQEAAFAEIAPNKHWNQAHEATVKVITAGLVKLGLLQGDVDELIASEAYKAFYMHRAGHWLGMDVHDVGEYKVGGEWRVLEVGMALTVEPGIYIAPDNQNVAKKWRGIGVRIEDDVVVTKTGCEILTSGVPKTVAEIEALMAEARTKAA, encoded by the coding sequence ATGATTCATATCCCGAAATCGGAATACAGCCGTCGCCGCAAGGCCTTGATGGCGCAGATGGAACCCAACAGCATCGCCATTTTGCCCGCCGCCGCGGTTGCCATCCGCAATCGCGATGTCGAGCACGTTTACCGCCAGGACAGTGACTTCCAGTACCTCAGCGGTTTCCCCGAGCCGCAAGCCGTTATCGTGCTGATGCCGGGTCGTGAGCATGGCGAATACCTGCTGTTCTGCCGTGAACGCAACGTCGAGCGAGAACTCTGGGACGGCCTGCGCGCCGGTCAGGAAGGCGCGATCCGTGACTTCGGTGCTGATGATGCTTTCCCCATTACCGACATCGACGACATCCTCCCGGGCCTGATCGAAGGCCGCGACCGGGTGTATTCGGCCATGGGCAGCAATCCGGAATTCGATCGGCACCTGATGGACTGGATCAACGTGATCCGCTCCAAGGCGCACCTCGGCGCCCAGCCGCCGAACGAATTCGTTGCCCTGGATCATCTGCTGCACGACATGCGTCTGTATAAATCGGCGGCAGAAGTGAAGGTGATGCGCGAAGCCGCGCGGATTTCCGCTCAGGCGCATATCCGTGCGATGCAGGCCTGCCGGGCCGGGTTGCATGAGTTCAGTCTGGAAGCCGAGCTCGATTACGAGTTCCGCAAGGGCGGGGCGAAGATGCCGGCCTATGGTTCGATCGTCGCGGCCGGGCGCAACAGCTGCATCCTGCATTACCAGCAGAACGACGCGGTGCTCAAGGACGGCGATCTGGTGCTGATCGACGCCGGTTGCGAGATCGACTGCTACGCCAGCGACATTACGCGCACCTGGCCGGTCAACGGCAAGTATTCCGCGGAACAGAAGGCGATCTACGAGTTGGTGCTGGCTTCCCAGGAAGCGGCATTTGCCGAAATCGCCCCGAACAAACACTGGAACCAGGCGCACGAAGCCACGGTTAAAGTCATCACTGCCGGGCTGGTGAAACTGGGTTTGTTGCAGGGCGACGTCGACGAGTTGATCGCCAGCGAAGCCTATAAAGCGTTTTACATGCATCGCGCCGGCCACTGGCTGGGCATGGATGTGCATGACGTCGGCGAGTACAAGGTCGGCGGCGAATGGCGCGTGCTGGAAGTCGGCATGGCGCTGACCGTGGAGCCGGGGATCTACATTGCCCCGGACAACCAGAACGTAGCGAAGAAATGGCGCGGCATTGGCGTGCGCATCGAGGACGACGTCGTGGTCACCAAAACCGGCTGTGAAATCCTGACCAGCGGCGTACCGAAAACGGTCGCCGAGATCGAGGCCTTGATGGCTGAAGCGCGGACAAAAGCGGCATGA
- a CDS encoding YecA family protein, which produces MPIQNSPYKAFATLLTSSGHNVSPAELHGLLLGRSCAGAGFDAEGWLVDAAELLEGEPQDNVRNALIGLQEMVKGELTGDDVTVVLLLPTDDEPLADRAAALGQWCQGFLSGFGLNCRDSSMLSTEATEVLQDLAAIAQVQDALEESDDGESDYMEVMEYLRVAPLLLFSETKKPDAPAAAKPSLH; this is translated from the coding sequence ATGCCCATTCAGAATTCCCCGTACAAAGCCTTCGCCACCCTGCTGACTTCCAGCGGTCATAACGTCTCGCCTGCCGAACTGCATGGCCTGCTGCTCGGCCGCAGCTGCGCCGGTGCCGGTTTCGATGCCGAAGGCTGGCTGGTCGATGCCGCCGAGCTGCTAGAAGGCGAGCCGCAAGACAACGTTCGCAATGCCTTGATCGGCCTGCAAGAGATGGTCAAGGGCGAGCTCACCGGCGACGACGTGACCGTCGTTCTGCTGCTGCCGACCGATGACGAGCCGCTGGCTGATCGTGCCGCGGCACTGGGCCAATGGTGCCAGGGCTTCCTCAGCGGTTTCGGCCTGAACTGCCGTGACAGCAGCATGCTGAGCACCGAGGCCACCGAAGTGTTGCAGGATCTGGCGGCCATCGCCCAGGTGCAAGACGCGCTGGAAGAGTCCGACGACGGCGAAAGCGACTACATGGAAGTCATGGAGTACCTGCGCGTCGCACCGCTGCTGCTGTTCTCCGAAACCAAAAAGCCGGACGCGCCGGCTGCCGCCAAACCGTCGTTGCATTAA
- a CDS encoding TIGR02449 family protein has translation MEDTDLQALMARLELLISRVEQLKSQNGLLLAQEKTWREERAHLIEKNEIARRKVESMISRLKALEQDS, from the coding sequence ATGGAAGACACCGACCTGCAAGCGCTGATGGCCAGACTCGAACTGCTAATTAGCCGAGTCGAGCAACTTAAGAGTCAAAACGGACTCCTACTAGCTCAGGAAAAGACCTGGCGCGAGGAACGCGCGCACCTCATTGAAAAAAACGAAATCGCGCGGCGTAAGGTCGAATCGATGATTTCGCGCCTCAAGGCCCTGGAGCAAGACTCATGA
- a CDS encoding cell division protein ZapA yields MSSSNSVTVQILDKEYSIICPQEERSNLVSAARYLDGKMREIRSSGKVIGADRIAVMAALNITHDLLHKQESPDVQVSGSTREQVRDLLDRVDLVLATDPDVTKG; encoded by the coding sequence ATGAGTTCAAGCAATAGCGTTACCGTGCAGATCCTCGACAAAGAATACTCGATCATCTGCCCCCAGGAAGAGCGCAGCAATCTGGTGAGCGCTGCCCGTTACCTGGACGGCAAGATGCGTGAAATCCGCAGCAGCGGCAAAGTCATCGGCGCCGATCGCATCGCCGTGATGGCGGCGCTGAACATCACGCACGACCTTCTGCATAAGCAAGAAAGTCCGGATGTACAGGTCAGCGGCTCGACCCGTGAGCAGGTTCGCGACCTGCTGGATCGCGTCGATCTGGTGCTTGCCACCGATCCGGACGTCACCAAGGGCTGA